A genomic segment from Thermotoga neapolitana DSM 4359 encodes:
- a CDS encoding ABC transporter substrate-binding protein — protein sequence MRKAVLTVLLALMVVSLFSAVKIGVILPMTGGISAFGRMVWEGIQIAHEEKPTVLGEEVELVLLDTRSEKTEAANAAARAIDKEKVLAIIGEVASAHSLAIAPLAEENKVPMISPASTNPLVTQGRKFVSRVCFIDPFQGAAMAVFAYKNLGVKRVVVFTDVEQDYSVGLTNFFINKFTELGGQVKRVYFKSGDQDFSAQLSVAMAFNPDAIYITGYYPEIALISRQARQLGFTGYILAGDGADAPELIEIGGEAVEGLLFTTHYHPKAASNPVAQKFVETYREKYGKDPAALNALGYDAYMVLLDAIERAGSFDTEKIAEEIRKTRNFEGATGIINIDENGNAIKSVVVNVVKNGTFDFEAIINPSDIQ from the coding sequence ATGAGGAAAGCCGTTTTGACTGTTCTTCTTGCTCTGATGGTTGTGAGTCTCTTTTCTGCGGTCAAGATCGGTGTGATCCTTCCGATGACGGGTGGGATCTCCGCGTTCGGAAGGATGGTGTGGGAAGGAATCCAGATCGCCCACGAAGAGAAGCCCACCGTTCTCGGGGAAGAAGTGGAACTCGTTCTCCTTGACACAAGAAGTGAAAAGACGGAGGCAGCCAACGCAGCGGCAAGGGCTATAGACAAAGAGAAAGTTCTCGCTATAATCGGTGAAGTTGCAAGTGCACACTCTCTTGCCATTGCACCACTTGCAGAAGAGAACAAGGTCCCGATGATATCACCCGCTTCCACGAATCCACTCGTGACACAGGGAAGAAAGTTCGTCTCCAGAGTGTGTTTCATCGATCCGTTCCAGGGAGCGGCGATGGCGGTCTTTGCCTACAAAAACCTTGGTGTCAAAAGAGTGGTCGTCTTCACAGACGTCGAACAGGACTACAGCGTGGGTCTTACGAACTTCTTCATAAACAAGTTCACCGAACTCGGCGGACAGGTAAAAAGGGTGTACTTCAAGAGCGGAGACCAGGACTTCTCCGCACAGCTTTCCGTTGCAATGGCGTTCAATCCTGATGCGATCTACATAACAGGGTACTATCCGGAGATCGCCCTCATCTCAAGACAGGCAAGACAACTTGGTTTCACCGGTTACATCCTCGCCGGTGACGGGGCTGATGCACCAGAGCTCATCGAAATCGGTGGAGAAGCGGTGGAAGGGCTTCTCTTCACCACCCATTACCATCCAAAGGCAGCGAGCAACCCCGTTGCCCAGAAGTTCGTTGAAACCTACAGAGAAAAGTACGGAAAAGATCCGGCCGCACTCAACGCACTCGGATACGATGCGTACATGGTCCTTCTCGATGCGATAGAAAGGGCAGGAAGTTTCGATACGGAAAAGATCGCCGAAGAGATCAGAAAGACAAGAAACTTCGAGGGAGCAACGGGTATCATCAACATCGATGAGAACGGGAATGCCATCAAATCCGTGGTCGTGAACGTGGTAAAGAACGGAACCTTCGACTTCGAAGCCATTATAAATCCATCCGATATTCAATAG
- a CDS encoding cytochrome c biogenesis CcdA family protein: MAFFVVEVSYWMALGYGILAFFSPCVLPLIPAFFGVLFSSKGDFFKLLGFFLGISSLFSLMGVLFGLFGNFVPSYVLTWVSGLALVVFGLLYLFDVEVMKVKKGPNVWKFRGGGFLNGFLLGGSVGLVWIPCSSPILGSILAIVASGKEPVKGGVLLFLYSLGISIPFVLAGGFVNRLLNRIGFRKPVWMRVLKMVGASSLIFVGILILSGKFITY; this comes from the coding sequence ATGGCCTTCTTCGTTGTGGAAGTGAGTTACTGGATGGCTCTTGGGTATGGGATCCTTGCGTTTTTCAGTCCATGTGTTCTTCCACTGATACCAGCTTTCTTCGGTGTGCTGTTCTCATCAAAGGGGGACTTTTTCAAACTGCTTGGTTTTTTCCTTGGGATCTCATCGCTTTTTTCTCTCATGGGAGTGCTCTTTGGACTCTTTGGCAACTTCGTTCCATCCTACGTTCTCACGTGGGTTTCTGGACTCGCCCTTGTAGTCTTTGGCCTGCTCTACCTGTTCGACGTTGAAGTCATGAAAGTGAAGAAAGGTCCAAACGTTTGGAAGTTCAGAGGTGGAGGATTTCTCAATGGCTTTCTTCTCGGAGGAAGCGTTGGCCTTGTGTGGATTCCCTGCTCGAGTCCCATCCTGGGAAGCATACTTGCCATCGTGGCAAGCGGGAAAGAGCCGGTAAAAGGTGGTGTACTTCTTTTTCTCTACTCACTTGGAATATCGATTCCGTTCGTTCTGGCTGGGGGATTTGTCAACAGGCTTTTGAATCGTATCGGTTTCAGAAAACCTGTGTGGATGAGAGTGTTGAAGATGGTGGGGGCTTCTTCTCTCATTTTTGTTGGAATACTCATACTTTCAGGAAAGTTCATCACGTACTGA
- a CDS encoding branched-chain amino acid ABC transporter permease produces MVFFLQNLFNGIMLGGLYALIAIGYTMVYGILRLINFAHGDVMMMGVYFAFYAATLLSLSPFLSAVVAILGAALLGFLIDRVAYKPLRNAPRISALITAIGVSFFLESLAVVIFGAIPKSFLNVFKDRTILNKVLIVAGARIPLLTFLVIFITAVILVVLFFIVYRTKIGMAMRAISMDIPTTSLMGVNVDAVIGFTFALGSALAAASGIMWAMRFPNVHPYMGFMPGLKAFIAAVFGGIGSIPGAVLGGVLLGLIEIFLAAYFPSVMGYRDAFAFIILIVILLVKPSGLLGKKIVEKV; encoded by the coding sequence GTGGTATTTTTCCTGCAGAACCTCTTCAACGGGATCATGCTCGGTGGGCTTTACGCACTCATAGCGATAGGTTACACGATGGTCTACGGTATTCTGAGACTCATCAACTTCGCCCATGGTGACGTGATGATGATGGGAGTGTACTTTGCATTTTACGCTGCCACCCTTCTCTCGTTGAGTCCCTTTCTTTCTGCCGTTGTTGCGATACTCGGTGCGGCACTTCTTGGATTTCTCATAGACAGGGTGGCTTACAAACCTCTGAGGAACGCTCCGAGGATCTCCGCTCTGATCACAGCAATTGGAGTTTCCTTCTTTCTTGAGAGTCTTGCCGTTGTGATCTTCGGTGCCATTCCAAAGTCGTTTCTGAACGTCTTCAAGGACAGAACGATACTGAACAAGGTGCTGATCGTTGCCGGCGCCAGAATCCCCCTTCTCACGTTCCTCGTCATATTCATCACCGCTGTCATCCTGGTGGTGCTCTTCTTCATAGTCTACAGGACAAAGATCGGAATGGCGATGAGGGCAATTTCCATGGACATACCAACGACATCCCTGATGGGAGTCAACGTGGACGCCGTCATTGGTTTCACCTTCGCCCTCGGTTCTGCCCTGGCTGCTGCGAGCGGGATCATGTGGGCGATGAGATTTCCGAACGTGCACCCCTACATGGGATTCATGCCGGGACTCAAAGCGTTCATTGCCGCGGTCTTTGGAGGAATAGGCTCGATCCCCGGAGCCGTGCTCGGGGGTGTTCTTCTTGGACTCATAGAGATATTCCTTGCGGCCTATTTCCCATCCGTTATGGGATACAGGGATGCTTTTGCTTTCATCATACTGATAGTCATTTTGCTCGTTAAACCGTCAGGCCTTCTTGGCAAAAAAATCGTGGAAAAGGTGTGA
- a CDS encoding NADP-dependent isocitrate dehydrogenase, which yields MEKIKVKNPIVELDGDEMARVMWKMIKEELILPYLDIPLIYFDLGIKKRDETDDQITIEAAKAIKKYGVGVKCATITPDAERVKEYNLKKAWKSPNATIRAYLDGTVFRKPIMVKNVPPLVKRWKKPIIIGRHAYGDIYNAVEAKVEGPAEVELVVKNRENKVLLVHRFEGNGVVMAMHNLEKSIRSFARSCINYAISEKVDIWFATKDTISKVYHAYFKDIFQEEVDRRKEDLEKAGVNYRYMLIDDAAAQILRSEGGMLWACMNYEGDIMSDMIAAGFGSLGLMTSVLVSPDGVYEFEAAHGTVRRHYYRYLKGEKTSTNPTASIFAWTGAIRKRGELDNTPEVCDFADKLEKAVINTIESGVITKDLQPFTDPPIDRYVTLEEFIKEVKKNLEELL from the coding sequence GTGGAGAAGATAAAGGTCAAAAATCCCATAGTCGAGCTCGATGGTGACGAGATGGCGCGCGTGATGTGGAAGATGATCAAGGAAGAACTCATCCTTCCCTATCTTGACATCCCTCTGATTTACTTCGATCTTGGGATAAAAAAGAGGGACGAAACAGACGATCAGATAACGATCGAGGCGGCAAAGGCGATCAAGAAATACGGGGTCGGTGTGAAATGTGCAACGATCACGCCTGACGCGGAAAGGGTGAAGGAGTACAACCTGAAGAAGGCCTGGAAGAGTCCAAACGCCACGATCAGAGCCTACCTCGATGGCACTGTTTTCAGAAAGCCCATCATGGTGAAGAACGTCCCACCCCTTGTAAAGCGCTGGAAAAAGCCCATCATCATAGGAAGACACGCCTACGGAGACATATACAACGCGGTGGAAGCAAAAGTAGAAGGCCCTGCAGAAGTGGAACTTGTCGTGAAGAACAGGGAAAACAAAGTCCTGCTGGTCCACAGGTTCGAAGGAAACGGTGTTGTGATGGCAATGCACAATCTAGAGAAATCCATCAGGAGTTTTGCACGTTCATGTATCAACTACGCTATTTCGGAAAAGGTGGACATCTGGTTTGCAACGAAGGACACGATCTCGAAGGTCTACCACGCGTACTTCAAGGACATCTTTCAGGAAGAGGTGGACAGAAGAAAGGAAGACCTCGAAAAGGCTGGGGTGAACTACAGGTACATGCTCATCGACGACGCAGCCGCTCAGATCCTGAGAAGTGAAGGAGGAATGCTCTGGGCCTGTATGAACTACGAAGGAGACATCATGTCCGATATGATCGCCGCTGGTTTTGGAAGCCTTGGGCTCATGACATCTGTTCTCGTCTCGCCCGATGGTGTCTACGAGTTCGAAGCCGCCCACGGCACGGTTAGAAGACACTACTACAGATATCTGAAGGGTGAAAAGACCTCGACGAATCCAACCGCATCCATCTTTGCCTGGACAGGTGCGATAAGAAAAAGGGGAGAACTCGACAACACACCCGAGGTGTGTGATTTCGCAGACAAACTGGAAAAAGCCGTCATAAACACCATAGAGTCTGGTGTGATCACAAAGGACCTTCAGCCCTTCACAGACCCACCCATCGACAGGTACGTGACGCTGGAGGAGTTCATAAAAGAGGTGAAAAAGAACCTGGAAGAACTTCTGTGA
- a CDS encoding branched-chain amino acid ABC transporter permease: protein MEMEKRLSTRTNFILTVIFVLFMVFLLYLANRYMDSYKLRVVRLIAIYGIMAVSLNLINGITGIFSLGHAGFILIGAYTASLLTLSPEQKAMSFIIEPIVPWLANVHTDFLTATLAGGALAALFAFLIGWPVLRLSGDYLAIASLGFAEVIRIVALNAISITNGPLGLKGIPEYSNIWWCYGWLFVTVLFTASLVNSSYGRALKAVREDRIAAEAMGINVFKHQLLSFVIGAFFAGVSGSLYAHWLTTIDPRITTLGPMLTFYVLIMIVLGGLGSISGSLIGAALFAILFEWLRDLEEPFTFFGIHVPGIKGMRILVISAIFILVMIFWQRGIMGREELTWNNLYRWLFARRKGGEKK from the coding sequence ATGGAGATGGAGAAGAGACTGTCAACACGTACGAACTTCATCCTCACGGTCATCTTTGTCCTCTTCATGGTCTTTCTTCTCTATCTTGCCAACAGGTACATGGACAGCTACAAACTGAGGGTGGTGCGACTCATCGCCATATACGGGATCATGGCGGTGAGTTTGAACCTGATAAACGGTATCACGGGTATTTTCTCGCTTGGTCATGCCGGTTTCATCCTGATCGGTGCCTACACTGCCTCGCTTCTTACGCTTTCACCCGAACAGAAAGCGATGTCTTTCATAATAGAGCCCATCGTTCCGTGGCTTGCAAACGTTCACACGGATTTTCTCACTGCCACTCTAGCAGGGGGAGCTCTGGCTGCGCTCTTTGCCTTTCTCATAGGATGGCCCGTTTTGAGGCTCTCCGGTGATTATCTTGCCATAGCATCGCTTGGTTTTGCCGAAGTGATCAGGATCGTTGCACTGAACGCCATCAGCATCACAAACGGCCCGCTGGGGCTGAAGGGAATTCCTGAGTACTCAAACATCTGGTGGTGCTACGGATGGCTTTTTGTCACCGTTTTGTTCACGGCAAGCCTCGTGAACAGCAGTTACGGTAGAGCCCTGAAGGCTGTCAGGGAAGATCGCATAGCGGCAGAAGCTATGGGAATAAACGTCTTCAAACACCAGCTTCTCTCTTTCGTCATAGGGGCGTTCTTTGCAGGAGTTTCCGGTTCTCTCTACGCTCACTGGCTCACGACGATAGATCCCAGGATCACCACACTCGGACCCATGCTCACCTTCTACGTCCTCATCATGATCGTGCTCGGAGGCCTTGGTAGCATCTCGGGGTCACTCATAGGAGCGGCACTCTTTGCGATTCTTTTCGAATGGCTCAGAGATCTGGAAGAGCCTTTCACGTTCTTCGGGATACACGTTCCCGGTATAAAGGGAATGAGGATACTTGTGATATCTGCCATATTCATACTCGTGATGATCTTCTGGCAGAGGGGCATCATGGGAAGAGAGGAACTCACCTGGAACAACCTCTATCGGTGGCTCTTTGCTCGTCGCAAAGGTGGTGAAAAGAAATGA
- a CDS encoding ABC transporter substrate-binding protein, producing the protein MKRLVWLFLVLAVTLSFAAKDIIVVGTTDKIRTLDPANCYDYFSSNILQNVLVGLVDYEIGTSNLKPVLAERWEVDETGTVYTFYLRKDAKFEDGTPIDAHVFKYSFDRVMRLNGDPAFLLSDIVEKTEVVDDYTFRVTLKYPFSAFVSVLGYTVAYPVNPKVYPADSFYEGIPSASGPYRIKEWIRDVRIVLEANPNYFGEKPKTKTIVINFYESASTLRLALETGEIDVAYRHLDPRDIIDLEGREDIVVYKGNSPQIRYLVINVTQPPFDNVKVRQALAYAVNRSVIVEDVFAGLAKPLYSMIPEGMWGHKSVFPERDLEKAKALLKEAGYDENNPLVIDLWYTPTHYGTTEADVAQVLKESLEETGVIKVNLKYAEWSTYVEYFLNGTMGLFLLGWYPDYLDPDDYVWPFLSESGAKSLGSFYSNPEVENLMIEARKLTDQEKRAEIYYKVQEILARDVPYIPLWQGVATCAAKKQVKGILLEPTQIFRYYILYWEE; encoded by the coding sequence ATGAAAAGGCTTGTCTGGTTGTTTCTGGTTCTGGCGGTGACTCTTTCTTTTGCAGCAAAGGACATCATCGTGGTGGGTACCACGGACAAGATCAGAACTCTCGATCCTGCAAACTGCTATGACTACTTCTCCTCGAACATACTCCAGAACGTCCTGGTCGGTCTGGTTGACTACGAGATAGGAACCAGCAACCTGAAACCGGTGCTCGCAGAAAGATGGGAAGTCGATGAAACGGGAACGGTCTACACCTTCTATCTGAGAAAAGACGCAAAGTTCGAGGATGGAACACCGATCGATGCACACGTGTTCAAGTATTCCTTCGACAGGGTTATGAGACTCAACGGAGATCCCGCATTTTTGCTTTCGGACATAGTCGAAAAAACGGAAGTGGTGGACGATTACACGTTCCGTGTAACACTGAAGTACCCGTTCTCCGCGTTCGTCTCCGTTCTTGGCTACACCGTGGCCTATCCGGTGAATCCAAAGGTTTATCCAGCCGATTCCTTCTACGAAGGGATACCTTCGGCCTCTGGGCCTTACAGGATCAAAGAGTGGATCAGAGACGTGAGGATCGTTCTTGAGGCCAATCCGAACTACTTCGGTGAAAAGCCAAAGACAAAGACCATCGTGATCAACTTCTACGAGAGTGCCTCCACCCTCAGACTGGCACTCGAAACAGGAGAGATCGACGTTGCATACAGGCATCTCGATCCAAGGGATATCATCGATCTTGAGGGAAGAGAGGACATTGTTGTCTACAAAGGAAACAGCCCGCAAATAAGATATCTCGTGATAAACGTGACACAGCCTCCGTTCGACAACGTGAAAGTGAGACAGGCACTCGCCTATGCGGTCAACAGGTCTGTCATCGTCGAGGACGTGTTTGCAGGGCTTGCAAAACCGCTGTACTCGATGATTCCAGAAGGCATGTGGGGACACAAGAGTGTCTTCCCTGAGAGAGATCTGGAAAAAGCAAAAGCATTACTCAAAGAGGCTGGCTACGACGAAAACAACCCGCTCGTGATCGATCTCTGGTACACACCCACACACTACGGAACAACGGAGGCGGACGTTGCACAGGTGTTGAAAGAATCCCTCGAGGAAACCGGCGTCATAAAGGTGAACCTGAAGTACGCCGAATGGTCCACCTACGTGGAATATTTCCTGAACGGTACCATGGGACTGTTCCTGCTTGGTTGGTATCCGGATTATCTCGACCCAGATGACTACGTGTGGCCCTTCCTGAGCGAAAGTGGTGCAAAATCTCTGGGAAGTTTCTATTCGAATCCCGAAGTGGAAAACCTCATGATAGAAGCCAGAAAGCTCACCGATCAGGAAAAGAGAGCCGAGATCTACTACAAGGTCCAGGAGATCCTCGCCAGGGACGTTCCCTACATACCGCTCTGGCAGGGTGTTGCCACCTGTGCAGCGAAAAAGCAGGTGAAGGGGATCCTGCTTGAGCCCACACAGATATTCAGATACTACATACTCTACTGGGAAGAGTGA
- a CDS encoding ABC transporter permease produces MSLKNYVITRIVLAVPMIFILLALIFLILRIIPGDPVLAILGGKAPKEVIEQKRHELGLDKPIVVQFFDYIGDLLRGDLGKSTLTGRPIWDEIKERFPATLELTLFSFVIAVLVGIFWGSFAAYRRDSGIDIGARMFSMVMYAVPVFWFGLMMQYVFGVVLRWLPVGGRISPTIDLKVITGIYSIDALLTGNWEALKDVFEHLFLPGLTLGLVISSIFVRMVRNNTVLTLAQDFVKAARARGLKERVVLFRYALKNALVPIFTMMGLQFALLLGGAVLTETTFSWPGLGSYLVMKIRYRDFPAIQGTVVFFALIVVVISILVDVINALIDPRVRY; encoded by the coding sequence ATGTCCCTGAAGAACTACGTGATAACAAGGATCGTTCTTGCTGTTCCGATGATTTTCATCCTGCTTGCTCTGATATTTTTGATTCTCAGGATCATACCTGGTGATCCTGTGCTCGCCATCCTCGGAGGAAAGGCTCCAAAGGAAGTGATAGAACAGAAAAGGCACGAACTGGGCCTGGACAAACCCATCGTTGTTCAGTTCTTCGACTACATCGGAGATCTTTTAAGGGGTGACCTCGGGAAATCCACACTGACCGGAAGACCCATCTGGGATGAGATCAAAGAGAGGTTTCCCGCAACGCTGGAACTCACACTTTTTTCCTTTGTTATAGCCGTCCTTGTTGGTATCTTCTGGGGAAGTTTTGCCGCGTACAGAAGAGACAGCGGTATCGACATAGGTGCCAGGATGTTCTCGATGGTGATGTACGCCGTCCCGGTGTTCTGGTTTGGTCTCATGATGCAGTATGTTTTCGGTGTTGTTCTGAGATGGCTTCCCGTGGGAGGAAGGATCTCCCCCACAATCGATCTGAAGGTGATAACGGGTATCTATTCGATAGATGCTCTTCTGACAGGAAACTGGGAGGCTCTGAAAGATGTCTTCGAACACCTATTTCTTCCGGGACTCACACTCGGTCTTGTGATCTCCAGTATCTTCGTTCGCATGGTGAGAAACAACACCGTTTTGACGCTGGCTCAGGATTTCGTGAAGGCGGCTCGTGCCCGCGGATTGAAGGAAAGGGTGGTTCTGTTCAGATACGCCCTCAAGAACGCTCTGGTTCCCATATTCACCATGATGGGTCTTCAGTTTGCACTCCTTCTGGGAGGAGCGGTCCTCACCGAGACCACCTTCTCGTGGCCTGGCCTTGGAAGCTATCTTGTTATGAAGATCAGATACAGAGATTTCCCTGCCATTCAGGGAACGGTGGTCTTCTTCGCACTGATCGTCGTGGTGATAAGTATCCTCGTGGATGTGATAAACGCCCTGATAGATCCAAGGGTGAGATATTGA
- a CDS encoding CBS domain-containing protein, producing MLVKDFMTRNPITIAPETSFNEALKLMKQNKIKRLIVMKDDRIVGIVTEKDLLYASPSKATTLNVWELHYLLSKLKVEEIMTKDVVTVNENTPIEDAARIMEERDISGLPVVDDAGKLVGIITQTDIFKVFVEIFGTKREGTIRYTMEMPNRPGELLEVAKRIYEAGGNIISIATLCEEGKDSYLATLRVENIDHEKFIKSLDEINVKLLYYYSN from the coding sequence ATGCTGGTCAAGGATTTCATGACGAGAAACCCGATCACCATAGCTCCAGAAACGTCTTTCAACGAGGCTTTGAAACTTATGAAACAGAACAAAATCAAGCGACTCATCGTGATGAAAGATGACAGAATCGTGGGAATAGTGACGGAGAAAGATCTGCTCTACGCTTCTCCATCGAAAGCCACCACCCTGAACGTGTGGGAACTTCACTACCTTCTGTCCAAACTCAAGGTGGAAGAGATCATGACGAAAGACGTTGTAACAGTGAACGAAAACACACCCATAGAAGACGCGGCAAGGATAATGGAAGAACGCGACATAAGCGGGCTCCCAGTGGTCGACGATGCGGGAAAGCTCGTTGGAATCATCACTCAGACCGATATATTTAAGGTCTTCGTGGAGATATTCGGAACCAAGAGAGAAGGAACCATAAGGTACACGATGGAGATGCCGAACAGACCCGGAGAACTTCTCGAGGTGGCAAAGAGGATATACGAAGCGGGTGGAAACATCATCTCCATTGCAACACTCTGTGAGGAAGGGAAAGACTCGTACCTTGCCACACTCAGGGTCGAAAACATCGACCACGAAAAGTTCATAAAGTCACTCGACGAGATCAACGTGAAACTCCTGTACTACTACTCGAACTGA
- a CDS encoding ABC transporter ATP-binding protein: MTVTDLSRKPLLILDHVTMQFGGLVAVDDFTNEVREGELVGLIGPNGAGKTTVFNVITGIYTPTKGRIIFDGIDITGLKPYQITHLGIARTFQNIRLFSDMTVLENVLVAQHHILSNPDADRILVKHGKKKKGEGRFWFWRAVTKIGYLKKEKEMVEKAKDLIRRVGLEKVMYEKASSLPYGDQRKLEIARALATKPKLILLDEPAAGMNPKETEDLMEFIKQIRKDFNLTVLLIEHDMKVVMGICERIIVMDYGRIIAEGTPKEVQNDPRVIEAYLGREWESV, translated from the coding sequence ATGACGGTCACGGATCTTTCGAGAAAACCCCTTCTCATACTGGATCATGTGACGATGCAGTTCGGCGGGCTTGTTGCGGTCGACGATTTCACAAACGAGGTCAGGGAAGGAGAGCTCGTCGGACTCATAGGGCCAAACGGTGCCGGGAAAACAACGGTGTTCAACGTGATAACGGGCATATACACTCCCACAAAGGGTAGAATCATCTTCGATGGAATCGACATCACTGGCCTGAAGCCCTATCAGATCACACACCTTGGAATTGCAAGGACCTTCCAGAACATCAGGCTCTTCTCCGACATGACTGTCCTGGAAAACGTCCTTGTGGCACAGCACCATATCCTTTCCAACCCGGACGCAGACAGGATCCTGGTGAAACATGGAAAAAAGAAGAAGGGAGAAGGACGTTTCTGGTTCTGGAGAGCAGTCACCAAGATCGGGTACCTGAAAAAAGAAAAGGAAATGGTGGAGAAGGCAAAGGATCTGATAAGAAGAGTGGGACTGGAAAAGGTGATGTACGAGAAAGCCTCTTCGCTTCCATACGGTGATCAGAGAAAACTGGAGATAGCCCGCGCCCTTGCAACGAAGCCGAAACTGATCCTCCTCGATGAACCCGCCGCGGGTATGAACCCGAAAGAAACAGAAGATCTCATGGAGTTCATAAAACAGATAAGGAAGGACTTCAACCTGACCGTTCTTCTGATAGAACACGACATGAAGGTGGTCATGGGAATCTGTGAGAGAATTATCGTGATGGATTATGGCAGAATCATAGCAGAGGGAACGCCAAAGGAGGTACAGAACGATCCCAGGGTGATAGAGGCCTACCTTGGAAGGGAGTGGGAAAGTGTCTGA
- a CDS encoding thioredoxin family protein gives MRKFVMFMLIFFGVLSFALSLDDAYRLSNITQRKLIIMFSSPTCYYCNLFKKEVLPKEDFQEILVPNFVLAEIYATDEKTTLFASEVLNEPSLSYRELFQGFGVRGTPTFFFFKGKKYLGYLPGYVEKDMFIKILKYVAQELKEDFESYMKKNDPFVGEPVIIEVSKEDADFVLKKDKNAVKVESVPDEVRKDRVYVTEDSGLASKLKDMGAMRILLIKD, from the coding sequence GTGAGAAAATTTGTAATGTTCATGCTGATCTTTTTTGGTGTTTTATCCTTCGCTCTCAGTCTGGACGACGCTTACAGACTTTCAAACATCACACAGAGAAAACTCATCATCATGTTCTCGAGTCCGACCTGCTATTACTGCAACCTGTTCAAAAAGGAAGTTCTTCCAAAAGAAGACTTTCAGGAGATCCTCGTGCCAAACTTCGTTCTGGCAGAAATTTACGCTACCGACGAGAAGACAACGCTCTTTGCGAGTGAAGTTTTGAACGAGCCCTCTCTTTCTTACAGAGAACTCTTCCAAGGGTTTGGTGTGAGGGGAACACCCACGTTCTTTTTCTTCAAGGGGAAAAAATACCTTGGGTACCTTCCCGGTTACGTGGAAAAGGACATGTTCATAAAGATACTGAAATACGTTGCTCAGGAATTGAAAGAGGACTTCGAGTCTTACATGAAAAAGAACGATCCATTCGTGGGAGAGCCGGTGATCATCGAAGTTTCCAAAGAAGATGCAGACTTTGTTCTGAAAAAGGACAAGAACGCTGTGAAGGTGGAGAGTGTACCGGATGAGGTGAGAAAAGACAGAGTGTATGTAACAGAAGATTCTGGTTTGGCGAGCAAGCTCAAAGACATGGGAGCGATGAGAATTCTTCTGATCAAAGATTAA
- a CDS encoding ABC transporter ATP-binding protein, which yields MSDLVLEVKSLHVYYGAIHALKGIDLKVPRGQIVTLIGANGAGKTTTLSAIAGLVKAQKGKIIFNGQDITNKPAHVINKMGIALVPEGRRIFPELTVYENLMMGAYNRKDKDGIKRDLEWIFSLFPRLKERLKQLGGTLSGGEQQMLAIGRALMSRPKLLMMDEPSLGLAPILVSEVFEVIQKINQEGTTILLVEQNALGALKIAHYGYVLETGRIVLEGKASELLDNEMVKKAYLGVA from the coding sequence GTGTCTGATCTTGTCCTTGAAGTGAAGTCTTTGCACGTCTACTACGGTGCGATACACGCCCTCAAGGGGATAGACTTGAAAGTTCCCAGGGGACAGATAGTAACGCTCATCGGTGCAAACGGAGCGGGAAAAACAACCACCCTCTCTGCCATCGCGGGGCTTGTGAAGGCTCAGAAGGGAAAGATCATCTTCAACGGTCAGGACATCACGAACAAGCCTGCCCATGTGATAAACAAAATGGGGATAGCCCTCGTTCCGGAGGGAAGAAGGATCTTTCCAGAACTCACAGTGTACGAAAACCTCATGATGGGAGCGTACAACAGAAAAGACAAGGACGGTATAAAACGGGACCTCGAGTGGATCTTTTCTCTCTTTCCAAGGCTGAAGGAAAGACTGAAGCAGCTGGGAGGAACTCTCTCGGGTGGAGAACAGCAGATGCTTGCGATCGGAAGAGCGCTGATGAGCAGACCAAAACTTCTGATGATGGACGAGCCATCACTGGGACTTGCTCCCATACTGGTCTCAGAAGTTTTTGAAGTCATTCAGAAGATCAACCAGGAGGGAACCACGATTCTTCTTGTGGAACAGAACGCCCTTGGTGCTCTCAAAATAGCCCACTACGGATACGTTCTGGAAACGGGCAGGATCGTACTTGAAGGCAAAGCCAGCGAACTTCTGGACAACGAGATGGTCAAAAAAGCCTACCTTGGTGTTGCATAA